A DNA window from Engystomops pustulosus chromosome 6, aEngPut4.maternal, whole genome shotgun sequence contains the following coding sequences:
- the LOC140065899 gene encoding olfactory receptor 4S2-like, whose translation MNASVHQNVEEFILLGIDTFPKLSIALFILLLIVYVLILFGNLLIMITVYFEVCLHSAMYYFLSKLSLVDLCYATVTVPKMLINFVTKKNTISLSSCMTQLFFLHFFAGTECILLTVMAYDRYVAICNPLRYSSMVNKTICYRLEVVCWAISFFHSIIQIILTCQLQFCGSNRIDHFFCDIHPLSVLSCSDKFIIEIVFLANSGMIATLSFIILLISYIKIINTVVKTKSDEGMGKAFSTCASHLIVVALFFGPSVFIYLRPSVSYEADKMVSIFYTVLTPLLNPIIYTLRNKEVKAAIRSFLEKKLFRRK comes from the coding sequence GGGATAGACACTTTTCCTAAACTAAGTATAGccctcttcatcctcctcttGATTGTCTATGTTCTCATACTTTTTGGCAATCTTCTCATCATGATAACGGTGTATTTTGAGGTCTGTCTCCACTCAGCCATGTATTATTTTCTCAGCAAGTTATCTCTAGTAGATCTGTGCTACGCAACCGTGACTGTCCCGAAGATGCTGATCAACTTTGTAACAAAGAAAAACACCATCTCCCTCAGCAGTTGTATGACACAGCTCTTCTTCTTACACTTCTTTGCTGGAACTGAGTGCATCCTTCTTACCGTCATGGCCTACGATCGCTATGTCGCCATATGCAACCCGCTACGGTATTCTAGCATGGTAAATAAGACTATTTGTTACAGGCTGGAAGTTGTGTGCTGGGCCATAAGCTTCTTTCACTCCATCATTCAGATAATTTTAACTTGTCAGCTACAGTTCTGCGGCTCAAACAGAATCGACCATTTCTTCTGTGACATCCATCCTCTGTCTGTATTATCCTGCTCCGATAAATTCATTATTGAGATAGTATTTTTAGCAAACAGTGGCATGATAGCTACGCTAAGTTTTATCATCTTGCTCATTTCCTACATAAAAATCATCAACACTGTAGTGAAGACCAAATCTGATGAAGGGATGGGCAAAGCTTTCTCCACATGCGCTTCTCATCTCATTGTGGTCGCCCTCTTCTTCGGACCTTCTGTCTTCATCTACTTGAGGCCATCAGTGTCCTATGAAGCTGATAAAATGGTGTCAATATTTTATACAGTACTAACACCCTTACTGAATCCAATTATATACACTCTGAGAAACAAAGAGGTTAAAGCCGCCATCAGGTCATTTTTGGAGAAGAAGCTATTCCGGAGAAAGTAA